From Rutidosis leptorrhynchoides isolate AG116_Rl617_1_P2 chromosome 3, CSIRO_AGI_Rlap_v1, whole genome shotgun sequence, a single genomic window includes:
- the LOC139899936 gene encoding uncharacterized protein, with product MAERDARGVDSYYQPGDYEDHSPIVYPSPNADNNRRFEVRPQLISILPNYRGMATEEPYEHITEFNEICATNQVNGFMDEEVRLRLFPYSLKDKAKRWFLLLPARSITTWEVMKKKFLEEFYPISKTSDMHMQIKSFRQLTDELFHEAYERLKELLRSCPHHEIPKWELVKVFYDGLDSQNRQFLLAASGGVFMTRSSEDEWAFFEQLSKGSKTQASVARQTHNSSHVNHVSNSGGSTRNLEKELDEIKMLLPIFNNPNQCGSVNFVQVQDVCSICGDASHYANGCKKGISLGIEEQVNEIQGRKYDPYSNTYNPGWRSHPKFSWDNNNTMNAPNQHQNHYPNQKNNQYKRQNHNYQNQNLSQNNQQSQS from the coding sequence ATGGCAGAGAGAGACGCACGAGGTGTGGATTCGTATTACCAACCGGGTGATTATGAAGATCACTCACCAATTGTTTATCCCTCTCCGAATGCGGATAACAACAGAAGATTTGAGGTTCGCCCTCAATTGATTTCTATTTTGCCAAACTACCGAGGTATGGCAACGGAAGAACCTTATGAGCATATCACCGaattcaatgagatttgtgctacaaATCAGGTAAACGGGTTCATGGATGAAGAGGTACGCCTTCGCCTATTTCCTTATTCTTTAAAAGATAAAGCAAAGCGTTGGTTTTTGTTGTTACCCGCCCGGAGTATCACTACTTGGGAGGTGATGAAAAAGAAATTCCTTGAGGAATTCTACCCGATAAGTAAAACTTCGGATATGCATAtgcaaataaaatcttttaggcAATTGACAGATGAACTTTTTCATGAAGCATACGAACGTCTGAAGGAATTACTTAGATCTTGTCCCCACCACGAAATACCAAAATGGGAACTTGTCAAAGttttttatgatggtcttgactcgCAAAATAGACAATTCCTATTAGCGGCTAGTGGTGGTGTGTTTATGACTCGAAGTAGTGAGGATGAATGGGCATTTTTTGAGCAATTGAGCAAGGGTTCAAAAACTCAAGCTTCGGTTGCACGGCAAACTCACAATTCTTCCCATGTTAACCACGTGTCTAACTCGGGAGGGTCGACTAGGAATTTAGAAAAGGAATTAGATGAGATAAAGATGTTGCTTCCAATCTTTAACAACCCGAACCAGTGTGGTAGTGTTAATTTTGTGCAGGTTCAGGATGTGTGCTCGATATGTGGTGATGCTTCTCATTATGCAAATGGTTGTAAAAAGGGGATATCATTAGGGATAGAAGAGCAAGTGAACGAGATTCAAGGGCGGAAGTATGATCCATATTCCAACACCTACAACCCAGGGTGGAGAAGTCATCCAAAATTTAGCTGGGACAACAACAACACAATGAATGCACCAAACCAACACCAAAACCATTACCCGAACCAAAAAAATAACCAATACAAAAGGCAAAACCATAACTATCAAAACCAAAATTTGTCTCAAAATAATCAACAAAGTCAATCCTGA